Proteins from a genomic interval of Rosa chinensis cultivar Old Blush chromosome 2, RchiOBHm-V2, whole genome shotgun sequence:
- the LOC112188646 gene encoding 7-deoxyloganetin glucosyltransferase has translation MGSKEVAKKPHVVCVTLPFQSHIKAMLKLAKLLHHRGFHITFVNTEFNHKRFLKSLGLNSLDGLPDFRFETIPDGLPSSDEDASQDVSLLCESLRKNFLTPFHGLLTKLKGLASTSNTCPPVTHIVSDGWNAYVLTAAEKHQIPVTLFFTMSASSIMAYAHFPALMEKGLAPLKDESCLTNGYLDKIIDWIPGMKDIRLRDLPTNFQVTNPDDSVWNFVLEAIEGLGKAEAVVLHTFDALEEDIVEALSSMLHSRVYAIGPLQSLLNRIPKHPLDPIGYSLWKEETECLQWLNSKAPNSVIYVNFGSIMIMTSKTLIEFAWGLANTKLPFFWVIRPDLVAGESAILPPEFLAETKQRGLIASWCPQEQVLNHPAVGGFLTHSGWNSIIESVCAGVPMLCWPFFSDQQTNTWSVCKKWGIGIEIISNDVKRDEVEKLVKELMEGRRGKRMRNKAMEWKKLAEEATGSHGSSSTNLDNLVNQVLL, from the exons ATGGGTTCCAAGGAAGTAGCTAAAAAGCCTCATGTTGTTTGTGTTACACTCCCATTTCAAAGCCATATAAAGGCAATGCTCAAGCTAGCAAAACTCCTCCACCACCGAGGTTTCCATATAACCTTTGTCAACACAGAGTTCAACCACAAACGATTTCTTAAATCTCTCGGACTCAACTCCCTCGATGGATTGCCTGATTTCCGGTTTGAAACCATTCCAGATGGCCTTCCGAGTTCGGATGAAGATGCATCGCAAGACGTCAGTTTGCTTTGCGAGTCTTTGAGGAAAAACTTCTTGACTCCGTTTCATGGGCTCCTCACAAAACTCAAGGGCTTGGCAAGTACTTCAAATACTTGTCCTCCGGTGACTCACATCGTTTCAGATGGTTGGAATGCCTATGTCCTTACAGCAGCAGAAAAACATCAAATTCCTGTCACACTCTTCTTTACTATGAGTGCAAGCAGCATCATGGCCTATGCACACTTCCCCGCTTTGATGGAAAAAGGACTCGCACCACTCAAAG ATGAGAGCTGTTTGACAAATGGGTATTTGGACAAGATCATAGATTGGATTCCAGGAATGAAGGATATCCGGTTAAGGGATCTCCCGACCAACTTTCAAGTCACAAATCCTGATGACAGCGTCTGGAACTTTGTCCTTGAAGCAATTGAAGGACTTGGTAAAGCTGAAGCTGTTGTTCTTCATACATTCGATGCGTTGGAAGAAGATATTGTGGAAGCTCTCTCCTCTATGCTTCATTCACGTGTTTATGCCATTGGCCCTCTCCAATCACTCCTCAATCGCATACCAAAACACCCTTTGGACCCTATTGGATACAGTCTATGGAAAGAAGAAACTGAGTGCCTCCAGTGGCTCAACTCCAAGGCACCAAATTCAGTTATTTATGTGAACTTCGGCAGTATAATGATCATGACATCAAAAACTCTTATAGAGTTTGCTTGGGGACTTGCAAATACCAAGCTTCCCTTCTTTTGGGTGATTAGGCCTGATTTGGTTGCTGGTGAATCAGCCATTTTGCCACCGGAGTTTCTGGCAGAAACCAAACAAAGAGGTCTTATAGCAAGTTGGTGCCCACAAGAGCAAGTGCTTAACCACCCAGCAGTTGGAGGGTTTCTAACACACAGCGGTTGGAATTCAATCATTGAGAGTGTGTGTGCAGGAGTGCCTATGCTCTGTTGGCCATTCTTCTCGGACCAACAAACAAATACTTGGTCTGTTTGCAAGAAATGGGGCATTGGCATTGAGATCATCAGTAATGATGTGAAGAGAGACGAAGTAGAGAAGCTTGTTAAAGAGTTGATGGAAGGAAGGAGGGGTAAGAGAATGAGAAACAAGGCCATGGAGTGGAAGAAACTTGCAGAAGAAGCCACTGGTTCACATGGTTCTTCATCCACAAACTTGGACAACTTGGTGAATCAAGTCCTACTATGA